TTCAGAAATACGATAAAAATTATAACCTTCAGTTTCTTCTAAAAATTTTTGACGTTCTCAATCTTTTAATTCATTTCCTGAATGGTATTTTTGACCATCGACTTCAATACATAAAAGAATTTCTTTCGTTATTGGATTTAATACAACAAAGTCTATACGATAGTTGCTTTCTGTTGTGTACTGTGTTAATAATTGAAAATTTAAATCTTTAATTTTAGGTTCTAAAATTTCAAACACTTCTTCCTCAAACGTGGAATCAAAAATAAGATTAGTATTTAAATCATTAGTGTTACATTTAACAAAATTTAAATTTTTAATTTCATATTTTTTTGTAAAAAATTTATTAGTTTTAACTTCACTGTTTTGATTTAATGTTTTGTTATTAAAAGCAATTGTTTCTTCATTAATTAAATTAATAACTTCATTTGTTATATTTTGGAAATTTAAAAATCATTCAGATTCCAAAATTCTATAAATTTTATAATTTCTAGCTTTTAAAAATAATTGACTATGAATATTTTCAAGAAAATCTATTCTGTTTTCATATTGTTTTCAAGAATCAATAAAAATACCTAATAATACTTCTTGAGTCTTTAAATTAATAATTGCAATATCAATATTTTTGTTTCCAATTTCATAATCTAATTTATAAGATAAATTATTCTTTTTTATAGTAGGCAAAATATTTTCTAAAATAGTTTTTATTAAATTTGATTTAGATAAATTATTTTCTAATTGAGAATTATTTTGTTCTTTTATGATATTTTTATTATTTAATTCATCTAAAAATTGAATATATTTTTTAAATACTAATAAGTTTTCATTTGTAGTGCTTGGTTTTATTTGAAAAGCATTAAATGATTTAACTACTATCATTTTTTGACGCGAACGTGTAATTGCTACATTTAGTCTATTTTTTCCACCAATATTTATTAATGGACCAAATCTCATTGCTAATTTACCATTTGGCTCATTAGGAGCATAGCATAAAGAAAAAATAACTAAATCAGCTTCGTTGCCTTGCACATTTTCTATATTTATTATTTCAAGTTTATTATCATTTAATTTATTAACAAACAAATCGTGAAATTCTTTATTATTTTCATTAGAAACTAAACTCAATATATAATCTTTTTGATTAATATTTGAAGTAATTATCATAATTGTATCGTAGCTATCAATATATTTGCGAAGCAAATCAATAACTGTTTCAGCTTCTTTTTCATTTACTGAACTAATAAAATAACCATTTACATCGATTACTTCTAATCCAAAATCTATTGATTGAGATAAATTTGAAGATGCATAATTTAATTTATTACCATATATATTTTGACTTGAAAATTTAATTAAATTTTTGTGTCATGATCGATAATGATTTTGAAGTCAAGATTCATTTCAAGAAGCAACAATAGCACGATCCAATAATGATTCTTCAGAATCAAAATCATCTACATAATTCAAATTATCGATCTCTTCACTTTCTTCACTATAATCTAACGAATTTCGAGATGAAAAATATGATGATGGTTTTAATTGATTTTGATCGCCTGCAACAATTCTCGTTTTACATCGGTATAAAATAGGATATGCTTGCTCTGAAAACATTTGACTAGCTTCATCAAAAATACCATAATCAAAAAAGTTTTTTTCTAAAGGAACATAATTAGCGATTTGTTCTGGTCGACCAACTCAAATTGGAAATATTTTCAATAATACAGATTTATATTTTTCTAAGTATTCATAAATTCCACGTTTTCTTGTTAGGCCAGAAACTCTAAATGCATCTTTAACTAATTTTTTTTCTTCAATTGAAAATTTTGATAAAAGATTTTTTAATTTAGTAATTACAAAATGTTTAATTTCATTATCAAATTCATTTCAATCGATTGTTTCAAGATTATTTATATGGGAATTAAATAATTCTGTACTAAATAAATTTGGATATTTAGATATAAAATATTTATATGCACCAACTAAAGTTTTTATTTCTATAAATTTTTTCTTATCAAAATTGAAAATGTTTTGATAAACAAAAAAGTTGAAATTTAAAGAATAAAATTTATCAACAAATTCAATATACTGACTTTTAAATATTGGTCAAATAAAATATAGTTCAACAACTAAAGGATTAAATATTTTTTTATTTAATAAAATTTCTTCAATATTAAAAATATTGCTTAAATTTAAATTATTAATTTTTTCTAAATAGTCAAATATTTTTAAATCTTTTTGATTCAATTTACGTTCATAAAAAAATTTATTTTTGTTTTCTACTCATGGAGTATTGTAATTGTAAACAAATTCATCAAAATAATATTTTTTTCGTTTTGGTTTTTTAGATATTGCAGAAAAAAACTCTTTAGTTTTTACAATCATATCCAATTTGTTTACAAAAAAGTTTAAATTAACTATATTTGAAATATTTTTTTCAGTTTCTTCAATAACATTAATTATTTTTTCAAAAAAATCAGGTGAACTATGCAATATTTCGTGGTGATAATAATTGTTTCTTAAATAATATGATAATTGTTTAATAGTATTTAATAAATTATTTAAACCATTTACATCTTTCAAATTCAAATTATATTTAGAAACAATTTTTTTTAAATAAGAAGATTGGTTTTTAAAAGTTTGAAAAATTTTTTCATCTTTTAAGTTATTTTGATTAATAAAATCAGAAAAATTTTTTAATAAATCAAAAAAATCACTATAAGAAAAATTTAATTCAAGAATTTTTTTATCTATTTCGTCCACTACATTAAATTCATAAATCTTTTTCAGATTATTTAAACTACCACAAACATCATTAGTTGCATTTAAAAAATCTTTAAAATCAAGATTTTCATAATTTAAATTTTCAAAATCATATTTTAAATTCAAATTACGAATAAAATTTTCATTAATAAATTTATTTGTTAAATATTTTTTAGATGTTTCTGGATCTTTGGCACTAATGTCTAATTTATTAAA
This is a stretch of genomic DNA from Mycoplasmoides pirum ATCC 25960. It encodes these proteins:
- a CDS encoding AAA domain-containing protein is translated as MNTSLNQKKYNLLSTSKGSRDNSIFSISSRKCVGISDFKFSNEDINLFFDANSNLEELKISNKTKTNEIIQELNDANTIEEIDNIRFKYNLKLFKSDIENLSIDFYKYKEVIVSKVKSLLNKSVDFLMKVKQEAKSIWKDRGTHNLYLTRYFLVGVIDKYSEKPIRAPLIMFNVDLTESKINQTLIFKKRNINPILNEKLIHFLIKEHKLKYSLIDEFKNIKDVKILIEKINKIFSMNINLNCEWNINFKDLRKKDVENLYKDKKLLLEDGVSFGIYEPSGGKLKENLEELIERKEDQKVFEANDALDTYELKEQEINDNFLPQITNLDFYQRCAVRSAINRDTVIHGPPGTGKSEVIINIIANVLLKNKKIVISSEKRAALDVLYNRLKSLKIFMLNMLDDKNEFYESINELSKYIENSWYFNKLDISAKDPETSKKYLTNKFINENFIRNLNLKYDFENLNYENLDFKDFLNATNDVCGSLNNLKKIYEFNVVDEIDKKILELNFSYSDFFDLLKNFSDFINQNNLKDEKIFQTFKNQSSYLKKIVSKYNLNLKDVNGLNNLLNTIKQLSYYLRNNYYHHEILHSSPDFFEKIINVIEETEKNISNIVNLNFFVNKLDMIVKTKEFFSAISKKPKRKKYYFDEFVYNYNTPWVENKNKFFYERKLNQKDLKIFDYLEKINNLNLSNIFNIEEILLNKKIFNPLVVELYFIWPIFKSQYIEFVDKFYSLNFNFFVYQNIFNFDKKKFIEIKTLVGAYKYFISKYPNLFSTELFNSHINNLETIDWNEFDNEIKHFVITKLKNLLSKFSIEEKKLVKDAFRVSGLTRKRGIYEYLEKYKSVLLKIFPIWVGRPEQIANYVPLEKNFFDYGIFDEASQMFSEQAYPILYRCKTRIVAGDQNQLKPSSYFSSRNSLDYSEESEEIDNLNYVDDFDSEESLLDRAIVASWNESWLQNHYRSWHKNLIKFSSQNIYGNKLNYASSNLSQSIDFGLEVIDVNGYFISSVNEKEAETVIDLLRKYIDSYDTIMIITSNINQKDYILSLVSNENNKEFHDLFVNKLNDNKLEIINIENVQGNEADLVIFSLCYAPNEPNGKLAMRFGPLINIGGKNRLNVAITRSRQKMIVVKSFNAFQIKPSTTNENLLVFKKYIQFLDELNNKNIIKEQNNSQLENNLSKSNLIKTILENILPTIKKNNLSYKLDYEIGNKNIDIAIINLKTQEVLLGIFIDSWKQYENRIDFLENIHSQLFLKARNYKIYRILESEWFLNFQNITNEVINLINEETIAFNNKTLNQNSEVKTNKFFTKKYEIKNLNFVKCNTNDLNTNLIFDSTFEEEVFEILEPKIKDLNFQLLTQYTTESNYRIDFVVLNPITKEILLCIEVDGQKYHSGNELKDWERQKFLEETEGYNFYRISEAQWSLSKEKVIDEILNKIKSINI